The genome window GTTGTAGAACCTCTTGAGCGTGGATACGGAACTACCCTTGGCAACTCGCTGAGACGAATCCTTCTTTCGTCCTTGCCAGGCGCGGCAGTTCGTACCGTGCAAATCGATGGGGTTCTTCACGAGTTCTCTACGGTTGAAGGCGTCGTTGAAGATGTAACCGAGATCATCCTGAACATCAAAGGCTTGGCGCTGAAGATCCATTCCGATGAAGAAAAAGTAATCGAGATCGATGCAGAAGGCGAAGGCGTTGTCAAAGCGGGAGATATCCGTGCTGACAGTGATGTGGAGGTCTTAAACCCTGATCTTCATATTGCAACGTTGGCGAATGGCGGTCGTCTGCATATCCGCATGACAGCTGGACGTGGTCGTGGTTATGTTCAATCAGATGGAAACAAGTCGGAGGATCTCCCAATTGGTGTGATTCCGATTGATTCGATCTACACGCCGATCAAGCGCGTTAACTATCAAGTGGAAAATACCCGTGTAGGGCAAATGACCAACTATGACAAGTTGACCCTTGAGGTATGGGCAAACGGCAGCATCAGTCCGGAAGAGGCCGTTAGCCTCGGCGCCAAAATCATGACGGAGCACCTGAACCTGTTTGTCGGTCTGACCGACGAGGCGAAAGATGCAGAAATCATGGTAGAAAAGGAAGAAGACAAGAAAGAGAAAGTGCTCGAGATGACTATCGAAGAGCTCGATCTTTCTGTTCGTTCCTACAACTGCTTGAAGCGTGCCGGTATCAACACCGTGCAAGAGCTGACGCAGAAGACCGAAGAGGACATGATGAAAGTGCGCAACCTGGGACGCAAATCTCTGGAAGAAGTTCAAGAAAAGTTGGCTGAGTTGGGCCTGTCCCTCCGCAGCGACGACTAGAGACATAAGGTTACCCTTTAGCACGCTCTGTTCTCTCGAGTAAGAGGGAGGTAAGAACATGGCACAACGTAAATTGGGTCGTCGTAGCGATGCACGTAAAGCGCTGTTCCGCGACTTGGTAACTGACCTGATCATCAACGAGCGCATCGAAACTACAGAGATGAAGGCGAAAGAACTTCGCCCAATCGCTGAAAAAATGATCACGCTCGCGAAACGTGGCGATCTGCACGCTCGTCGTCAAGTAGCTGCTTTCGTTCGTAAAGAAGTAGCGAACGCAGAAGGCCGCGATGCAGTTCAAAAACTGTTCGATGAAATCGCTCCTCGCTTTAAAGAGCGTAACGGCGGATACACTCGTATCCTGAAAGCCGGCCCTCGTCGTGGCGATGCTGCACCGATGGCTTACATCGAATTCGTTTAATAGGTCCATATCATCTGGTCGTTTCACCGAGGAATGGGACTCGTTCCCTGACCTGAAACAACCGCGAAAAGGGTGGGGGCAGATCTGGTCATAGGCTGGACTCTGATTCAACCCTTTTTTCCTTTATCCAGAGAAGAGTGGATTCTAGTATTTCGTTGCTCATTTCCCTGTGAAGGCTGGGGAGGATGTGAACGCCTCATGAATGAGGAGAGCTTGCTAGCATTTCGTAACGTTTCCTTTTCCTATGAGGGTGACGAGGGGCAGCGAGTACCGGTGCTAAAAAGTGTGGACCTGACGATTGAGAAAGGCTCATTTGTCTCCATTCTGGGACACAACGGCTCGGGAAAGTCCACTCTGGCAAAGCTCATGAATGCTCTGCTCTTGCCAGAGGACGGAACCATACTTGTCACCGGCTTTGATACCAAAGACGGAGAGATGCTGTGGGAAATTCGCAGACATGTAGGTATGGTCTTTCAAAATCCAGACAATCAAATTGTCGGAGCGACCGTTGAGGATGATGTAGCTTTTGGTCTGGAAAATATGGGTGTAGACCCTCGGGAGATGCGTCAGCGCATTGACGAGGCGCTTCTTTCGGTAGGGATGGAGAAGTACCGGATGGCCCAGCCGCACAGGTTGTCTGGCGGGCAAAAGCAGCGGGTGGCCATTGCAGGAATCATGGCGATGCGACCATCTGTCATCATCTTGGATGAAGCGACGGCCATGCTGGACCCGCAGGGGCGTCAGGAAGTCATGCTCCTGGCTCGCCGTCTGAACCGTGATGAAGGTATTACGATAATAAACATCACGCATTTTCCAGAGGAAGCTGTCTTTTCTGATCGGGTAACGGTCATGAATGCAGGTGAAGTCCTGATGGAAGGATCGCCGAAAGACGTATTCAACCAGATAGAGCGACTTCAATCCGTTGGCTTGGATGTACCGTTTGCTGTCCGTCTGCGTCATGAACTCGCGGCGAAAGGAATCGAACTACCGTTTGTACTGCACCAAGAGGAGCTGGTGGAGCACGTATGCAGATTACTTTTGACCAAGTAAGCCACATGTACGGGAAGGGGACGCCGTTTGAGCGACTTGCCCTAAAGGAGATTTCGTTGACGATTCCGTCCGGTTCTTTTGTGGGCATCATTGGCCAGACTGGCTCCGGCAAGTCTACCTTGATTCAACACTTGAACGGGTTGCTTGCACCGACTTCGGGACGGATCCTTCTCGATGATGTGGTCATAACGCCTTCCCAGCGACTGCCTCATACCAGACGACGCGATATCGGGCTGGTTTTTCAGTACCCGGAGCATCAGTTGTTTGAAGAAACAGTAGCCAAGGATGTGTCCTTTGGCCCGCTCAATTTTGACTTGCCTGCAGAAATGGTGGAATCACGGACGCGGGAGTCTCTGGAGATCGTGGGTCTGGATTACGACTTGATAAAGGATCGTTCTCCTTTCCAATTGAGTGGGGGGCAAATGAGGCGTGTTGCCATTGCGGGGGTACTGGCCATGCAGCCGAAAGTACTGGTATTGGACGAGCCGACTGCCGGTTTGGATCCTGCCGGACGAAAGGCGATCTTGGAGGGCATCCACCGCATTCATCGGGAGCAGCGACTCACCACTTTGCTGGTCACACACAGCATGGAGGAAGCGGCACGCTATGCCGATTATTTGCTCGTGATGTCGGATGGACAGGTTGCCTTGCAGGGTGCACCCGGCGAGGTGTTCATGCAGGCTGAGCTGCTGAAGCAGCTGTCACTCGACGTACCGGAAACGGTGGCGATGGTATCTCGATTGAATGAAAGGTTGCCGGACGACCAACATCTGCCGACTTCCCTCTTTCGGGAAGACGATCTGATTGATCATTTGCGAAAACGGTTGTCCGTGCCAAAGGAGCGTTAGGCATGCTGCAAAATATTGCGATAGGTCAATACGTGCCGGGACAGTCCTTTCTCCATCGCGCTGATCCTCGAAGCAAACTGCTCTTTATCATCCTTTTTGCTACCTTGGTATTTTTGGCAAACAATGCGCTGACCTACACGGTGCTCATTGCATTTACGCTGCTTGTGGCGCTTCTTTCCCGGCTCTCTCTTTCCTATATTTTGAAAAGCTTGAAGCCAGTCTGGATATTGATCCTGTTTACTGTCGTCCTTCATATTTTCATTACGAAGGGTGGGGCTGTCTATTATCAATGGGGGAGCTTCACCATCGAGGAAGAAGGGGTCCGCCAAGCGGTCTTCATTTCTTTGCGTTTGGGGCTGCTCGTGTTGATCAGTTCTCTGTTGACGCTGACGACCTCTCCCATCGATCTGACGGAAGGATTGGAGCGATTGCTCGGACCTTTTGGAAAGATCGGTGTGCCCGTGCATGAGATCGCACTCATGATGTCAATCGCACTGCGGTTTATTCCGACGCTCATGGAAGAGACGGACAAGATCATCAAGGCACAGACAGCGAGGGGAGCCGATTTTACCAGCGGCAATCTCGTCCGGCGCGCAAAGAATCTGGTTCCGATCGCAATCCCGTTGTTTATCAACGCGTTTCGTCGTGCAGAGGAGCTCGCTTTGGCGATGGAGGCTCGCGGGTATCGAGGCGGTGTCGGGAGGACGAGGCTGAACAAGCTGTCCTTTTCCTGGAGGGATACCTGTGTAGCGGTTGCTGGAGTACTTCTGATCGGTGTAATAGGATGGTGGCGTTCTTGAGAAGGCTCAAATGTGTCGTAGCTTACGACGGTACCGATTTCAGCGGTTTTCAGGTGCAGCCTGATCAAGTAACGGTGCAGGGAGAGATCGAAGCAGCACTGCAGCGGATCACGGGTGAGGAAATCCAGATAGCGGGCTCGGGTCGTACCGATGCAGGGGTGCATGCTCGCGGGCAGGTCATTCATTTTGACACAGCTAGCAATATCCCGCTGGAAAAATGGGGATTTGTGCTGAACAATCAATTGCCTGATTCGATCGTGATCCGTTCCATCGAAGAGGCTGAACCGACCTTTCATGCCCGATTTGACGTGCAGGTCAAGGAATACCGCTATTGCATCGACAACAACCCCGTAGCCGATGTATTTCGTCATCGCTATGCCGATCATATTCGATTTCCGCTTGATGTCGAGGCGATGCAAAGGGCTGCCCGCCATCTCGTGGGGGAGCACGACTTCACGTCCTTTTGCTCGGCGAAGACCTATGTGGAGGACAAAGTTCGTACTGTCTACGGATTGACGGTCGAGCGGATGGGGAATGAGGTTTGGGTGACTTGCCGCGGAAACGGCTTTTTGTACAACATGGTCAGGATCATTGTGGGAACTTTGGTGGAGGTTGGACAAGGCAAGCGTCCACCTGATGAACTCGCAGTCATACTCGAAGCCTGCGATCGGGAGAAGGCGGGAAAAACTGCGCCTGCCAAAGGTTTAACCATGTGGGAAGTTGTTTACTAGCGTCCCCATTTTCCAATTAATAGTGCGTGTGCAGGCACTTGACTCTGACCCAGCACATGTAGTACGATAATCCTTGGTATTTTAACCCCGCTAGCCCCACTCTAGCCCCGGTGTTGAAAGACAAGTTCGTGATGAAACACCTGGAAGAGTTGCTCACCCGTTAACAGCAACAACTTCCATTTGCAAGTTTCAGTAGGATTGGTTATAAGTAAATGTGAATGTGTAAGGTAAGATACTTAGGAGGGACAAACATGCGTACCACATATATGGCGAAACCGCTCGAAGTTGAGCGCAAATGGTACATCGTTGACGCAGAAGGTCAAACGCTTGGCCGTCTGGCTAGCGAAGTAGCTTCGATCCTGCGCGGCAAACTGAAACCTGAATTTACTCCTCACGTTGATGCTGGCGATTTCGTAATCGTAATCAACGCTGACAAAGTAAAACTGACAGGTAAAAAACTGCAAGACAAAATCTACTACACTCACTCCCTGTATCCAGGTGGTTTGAAAAAGACCACTGCAGGCGACATGCTGAACAAGAAACCAGATCGCATGTTCGAACTGGCTGTAAAAGGTATGCTGCCTAAAAACAGCTTGGGACGTCAAATGTTCACCAAGCTGAAAGTATACGCTGGAACTGAGCACCCGCATGCAGCACAAAAACCAGAAGTTTGGCAAATTCGCGGTTAAGGTAAAGGGAGGAAATATACGTGGCACAAGTACAATACTACGGTACAGGTCGTCGTAAGCACTCCGTTGCACGCGTTCGCCTGGTTCCAGGTGAAGGTCGCATTGTGATCAACAAGCGTGAAATGGACACTTACTTTGGTTTGGAAACACTGAAATTGATCGTAAAACAACCACTCGTTCTGACTGAAACCCTCGGTCGTTACGATGTTCTGGTTAACGTAAACGGCGGCGGAACCACTGGTCAAGCTGGTGCAATCCGTCACGGCGTGGCTCGCGCTCTGCTGAAAGCAGATCCGGAACTGCGCGGCGCTCTGAAACGCGCTGGCTTCCTGACTCGCGACCCTCGTATGAAAGAACGTAAAAAATACGGCTTGAAAGCAGCTCGTCGCGCACCTCAATTCTCCAAGCGCTAATTGTTGCTTTCCGGATACAACCCCTTGTCTGTTCGCAGGCAGGGGGTTTTCCTTTGTCCCCAGGTCATAATTACCCAGCTTTGTCCATATGATGGATACGAGAATGGGACAAAGGGGACGATACACGGTGACACGAAAAGGGATTGGCTGGATTTTGGCTTTCGCCTTACTGGTGCTCTTGTTCACCTATGAAACGCCTGATCGCTCCTCCTGGACGGCGTGGTCGCTTCCACTGGCGGGAACAGTGATTGCTATTGATGCTGGGCATGGAGGGAAAGACGGAGGAGCCACGTCTGCTTCCGGAGACGTGGTGGAGAAAGATGTTACGCTAGCAATCAGCATGTATTTGCGGGACTTTCTCCAACAATCGGGCGCTTATGTCATCATGACCAGGGAAGAAGATAAAGATTTGGCTTCTCCAAATGCGGATGCGAAACGCAAGCGAAAGTCAGAGGATATCCGCAATCGGGTCAAGCTCGTCAACGAGAACGCACCAGACTTTCTCATCAGCATTCATGTAAACTCGATTCCTTCCCCCAAGTGGTCAGGCGCCCAAACGTTTTATTCGCCGGCCTTTAAGAAAAGCCAAGAGATGTCGTATTTGATTCAGGATGAGATCAAACGTGTAATCGGAAATACGGACCGTGTGCCAAGCAAAACGGATAACGTTTTTCTCATTCGGGAAGTTGCATGCCCTGCCGTATTGGTGGAGGTTGGGTTCGTTAGCAACTCCGCTGAGGCCAAACAGCTTCAATCCGTAGATTATCAAAAGGCGATGGCCAACGCGATTTACCAAGGGATTTTGCGTCAGTACTCTGGCGAAAAGGCTCCCGTTACACCTTGAGGGCTCGGGTTTCGTGTCCCTCAGGACTGAATGTGCTATAATGAACGCGCAAACATAATCGCTACAGGGCGTCCATTCTTGAAAAGAAAATAGATGAGGTGAACGAGATGTTGACCAAAGAACAAGTTCTTGAGGCACTGCGTGATGTAAAAGACCCCGAAATCAACCGCAGCCTGGTCGAACTGAATATGATTCGCGACATCCGGATTGAAGGCAGTACCGTTAGTCTGACGGTTGTACTGACCATTTCCGGCTGTCCGCTGAAGGCCAAGATAGAAGACGACGTCATTGCTGCGCTGCGCGCGTTGGGTGCAGAAAACGTGAATCTGCAGTTTGGCTCCATGACTGACGACGAGAGAGCTGCTCTAAGTGCACAGCTGCGAGGCAGTGCGGGGCAGACACATAACATGACACCTGGACAGGCGCCGTTGCTCAATCCGATTTTGGACAAGAATTCGAAAACGACCTTCATTGCTGTCACTTCCGGAAAAGGCGGCGTAGGAAAATCGACGGTTACTGTGAACCTGGCTGTGGCATTGGCACGCATGGGTAAAAAGGTCGGGATCATCGATGCGGATATTTACGGCTTCAGCGTTCCCGATATGATGAATATCGACCAGCGCCCGACAGTGATTGGAGAAACCATCCTGCCTGTCGAAAAATTAAACGTAAAAGTCATGTCGATGGGCTTCTTTGTCGAGGACAACTCGCCGATTATCTGGCGCGGCCCGATGCTGGGTAAAATGCTGCGCAATTTCTTTTCCGAAGTTCACTGGGGGGAAGAGCTGGATTACTTGCTGTTGGACCTGCCTCCAGGAACAGGTGACATGGCGCTCGATGTCCATACGATGATTCCGCAAAGCATGGAAATCGTCGTGACGACTCCGCATGCGACAGCTGCCTTTGTCGCTGCACGTGCTGGTGCCATGGCAAAACGTACGGGACACGAGATCCTCGGTATCGTGGAAAACATGGCATGGTACGAAGCGAAAGACGGCTCCAAGGAGTACGTTTTTGGACGCGGGGGAGGAGCCAAGCTGGCTGAAACATTGGCAAGCGAGCTGTTGGCGCAAATTCCACTGGGACAGCCTGACAATCATCCCTCCGAGCCGGATTACACGCCATCGATTTACCGCGAGCAATCGGAGATCGGACGGATCTACATGGATATGGCGAAACGCGTTGATGAAAAATGCCAAAGCGTCGTCAAACAATAAGCAAAAAGGTGGGCTCCTGCAAAGAGCTCACCTTTTTTATTAGGATTGAGAACTTTGAGCTCCGCCGCCGCTGCCCTTTTTCTCTTTGCCGCCTTTTTTAGGCTTCAGTTCTTTTGGCTTGGTGAGATCCTCTTGCGCTTTGGTCATCAGCTTTAGCATTTCCGCCTGAAAAAGCGGGCTTTGCAAAGATTCCTTCATGATCTGCATGGTTTGCTGGCGGTAAGCGGAGCTTTTCATGAGGTCCATGAGGTTTTTTTCGAACTCCGGATCCTTCATCAAGGTGATGAGTTCTTTTTGATATTCCGGATCCTTCATGAGGTCCTTCATGAGCGTTTTTTGTTCGGTCTTCATGGACTTGGCCAACGTGCTGGCGAATTTCGGGTCCTGAAACGCTTCTTTAATATGCGAGCTATTTGGATTGGTCATGCTTTGAATCAAAGCCGTTTTTACGGTTGAATCGTCCATCATGATGTTTTGCTTGAACTTTTCGTCCTTCATCATTTTTTCCATGGACTTTTTCGCTTCGTCGGTCTGCAAAATGTCCAGCACCATGTCTTTTACGCTTTTATAATCAGGCTGAGACGAGCTTTGCGCCTGTCCGCCGCTTGAGCAACCGGTCATAACCAGACAGACAATTGCCAGCAGCCAGATGGTCATAGACATTTTTCTCATGGGGTGGACACCTCCTTCTTTACTCTGCCTACAAGTAACGTGTGCATTTTGTTTTGTTCTTACGCTAGTATTTTCTTTCATGCATTGGTACAATCATATTCGATGTGGATGGGAGGGAATGTTTGGTGAGTTTGCGTAAGTATGGCTGGCTTTTTTTCACTACCCTGCTGCTTGGCGGCTTGGGCGGTGCATTGGTCGCCTTGATATTTGATATGGAAAAATTGCTGGAGAGCAGTGTTGGGAATTTCCTTGTCGGAATCCTCATGTATGTGCTGTATGGAATGACCATCAGTATTGTTGCCCAAATGGGTTTTTTTGCGTATATGACGATTAATTATTTTGCCAAGACCATCTTTAAAACACCATCCATGTGGAAAAGCGTGCAAATTTTCCTCGTGATTTTCGTCTTTTTCGATATGATATATTTGCGATATTCCTCGCTGGGAGAAGGGGGTTCCATTGGGCCTTTCTTGGTCGAGCCGATTCTTTTGTTGATTGTGGCGGTAGTGACCGCATTCGGAAAATCGAATTTGACGAACCGGACCGCTTGGATCCCTACGCTATTTTTTATGTTCGTGGTCACTGCGCTGGAGTGGATCCCAGCACTGAAAGAAGCGGATATACATTCTACCTTGTCCATGCTCGTTCCCTTATTGTTTTGCAACGTCTGGCAAGTCATGCAATTGCATCGTCTGGTAAAAAGAGAAAGCTGACCGAAGAGGGTCAGCTTTTTTTAATGAACTTCTTTGCTTTTCACGTCGGTTCCCGTAATGAGCTCGGAAACAGTGACGAATTCGTAGCCTTGCTGGCGCAGCTTGTCGATAATGACGGGGAGAGCCAGATGCGTTTCTTTGCAGGAGTCACTTGCATGCATCAAAATGATATCACCGGGGTGCGCTTTTGATAATACGTTGTTGATGATGGTTTCTGTGCCAGGATTCATCCAGTCCTTGGAATCCGTATCCCATTGGATGACGGAATACCCCATTTCACTTGCGATCTGTAGGACGCGCTTGTCAAAGTCACCGTTTGGCATCCTGATGAGATTTGGCTTTTTCCCAGTCATCTCGGTGAGGACGGTGTCGGCCTTACCGATCTGGGAGCGGATTTCTTCATCGGAGTATTTGCTGTAGTTGTCGTGCTTATGTCCATGAGAGCCGATTTCAAAGCCGTCATCCTTGATGCGTTTCACGATTTCCGGATGACGCTGACTCCATGGGGAGGAGAGGAACATGGTCGCCTTGTTCACGTTCTTTTGCTTCAGTACGTCCAGGATGGGCAAGGTGCGCGTTTCGCCCCAGCTGATGTCGAATGTAAGAGCGATCTTTTTCTCTTTGGTATCTACCTTGTAGATGGCTTGAGGAGCTTGATTTGCCCCTGAAAAGGCAGTGATCGTGTCGCGTTCAGCATAGCCGATTCCCGCCGTCAACAAAATCGCGGTTACGATAATCAGAATCTGTTTCAAGCGTTGAGCACTCACTACGTAGATCCGTCTCATGGAAAAGCACCTCCTTTGTCCGATAACAGTTTATGCTTGTAAGACAAGGATATTCTTTGGCCTGTTGGCTAATGTTGAGGTACAATGCATATAGTGGAAGTACCAGGCTGTAAAAGGAGCGTGGCTCATGAAAAATCATTTGCAGCGGTTATGGTTGGACAATAGAGGGTTCTTCCTTGCCGCGTGTTTGCTGTTTATTGGTGGAGGGTTAATCGGATATTTTCAAGCGCCCATGGTAGAGGCTATGGTCAGCGAGCTAATGGGGCAGCTGAAGGAAATTGTGGATCGAATCAAAGAAAGCGGTGGCGGAGTATTTGCTACTTTCTGGATGATTTTCTCCAATAATGTGGTGAGTGCTTTGATGATGATGGCACTCGGATTGTTCTTTGCATTCTTTCCCATTATTGGATTGGTTGCCAACGGAATTTTGCTCGGTTTCATTCTTTCCAAATCCGTTGGGGTCAGTCCGTGGCTTATGTTAGGCGCGGGAATTTTACCTCACGGAATATTTGAACTGCCTGCTGTCCTTTTCGCAGCAGGGGTCGGGATTCGCCTGGGTCTTTTGAGCTTCCGTTCGGTGGGGGTCCTGTTTCAGCCTCACAAGATAGAGCGTCTGAAAAATGACTGGTATGATACGCTGAAGCAATTTCCAGTTGCCGTAATCACGGTGATCGCATTGCTGCTCATTGCAGCGATTGTCGAAAGCTCTATTACCCCGTACATCCTGAATGGGTTGATAGGAGACCAAATGAAGCTGAATTTGGTGAAATAAGGATTAGATAAGACTTTATGAAAATATTAAAGCCTTCCTAAACGGAGGGCTTTTATTTTTGAATAGCGGTGAATTCCGTTGGAAAGGATAGAGGGGAGACTCGTAAGGCGGAGGTCGATTTCATTGCTAGGGTTTTTGTTTAACACAAAAGAAGTTCAAGAATTGGAGTATCTGCTCAAGCGTGAATTGGAAGAGATGCTGCTGGACTTTAGTGATAAGCGTATCGACTACTTGGTGAAGCGGGCGATGGAGGAGCGCTACTCCATTATGTTCCGGATGTACGCCAGGATCGCATCTCCTAATGAGCTTTCAAAGTATGTGAGACGCAGAAAAATAGGGGACGAGAATTTCACCTGAAAACTTTTTAAAAAAACATATTGACTCTGATATAGGGAACATGATAGATTAATTCTTGTCCTTAAGACGACGTAACAAATACGATGAAGCTTGAGGGCGCAAGACAATATGATTGCTCCTTGAAAACTGAACAGCGAAAGCGTTAATGAGTCTATCATTAAATGATTTGCCAGCTTTGAACCAGATACAAACTTTATTGGAGAGTTTGATCCTGGCTCAGGACGAACGCTGGCGGCGTGCCTAATACATGCAAGTCGAGCGAGTCTCTTCGGAGGCTAGCGGCGGACGGGTGAGTAACACGTAGGCAACCTGCCTCTCAGACCGGGATAACATAGGGAAACTTATGCTAATACCGGATAGGTTTTTGGATCGCATGATCCGAAAAGAAAAGATGGCTTCGGCTATCACTGGGAGATGGGCCTGCGGCGCATTAGCTAGTTGGTGGGGTAACGGCCTACCAAGGCGACGATGCGTAGCCGACCTGAGAGGGTGACCGGCCACACTGGGACTGAGACACGGCCCAGACTCCTACGGGAGGCAGCAGTAGGGAATTTTCCACAATGGACGAAAGTCTGATGGAGCAACGCCGCGTGAACGATGAAGGTCTTCGGATTGTAAAGTTCTGTTGTCAGGGACGAACAAGTACCGTTCGAACAGGGCGGTACCTTGACGGTACCTGACGAGAAAGCCACGGCTAACTACGTGCCAGCAGCCGCGGTAATACGTAGGTGGCAAGCGTTGTCCGGATTTATTGGGCGTAAAGCGCGCGCAGGCGGCTATGTAAGTCTGGTGTTAAAGCCCGGGGCTCAACCCCGGTTCGCATCGGAAACTGTGTAGCTTGAGTGCAGAAGAGGAAAGCGGTATTCCACGTGTAGCGGTGAAATGCGTAGAGATGTGGAGGAACACCAGTGGCGAAGGCGGCTTTCTGGTCTGTAACTGACGCTGAGGCGCGAAAGCGTGGGGAGCAAACAGGATTAGATACCCTGGTAGTCCACGCCGTAAACGATGAGTGCTAGGTGTTGGGGGTTTCAATACCCTCAGTGCCGCAGCTAACGCAATAAGCACTCCGCCTGGGGAGTACGCTCGCAAGAGTGAAACTCAAAGGAATTGACGGGGGCCCGCACAAGCGGTGGAGCATGTGGTTTAATTCGAAGCAACGCGAAGAACCTTACCAGGTCTTGACATCCCGCTGACCGCTCTGGAGACAGAGCTTCCCTTCGGGGCAGCGGTGACAGGTGGTGCATGGTTGTCGTCAGCTCGTGTCGTGAGATGTTGGGTTAAGTCCCGCAACGAGCGCAACCCTTATTACTAGTTGCCAGCATTCAGTTGGGCACTCTAGTGAGACTGCCGTCGACAAGACGGAGGAAGGCGGGGATGACGTCAAATCATCATGCCCCTTATGACCTGGGCTACACACGTGCTACAATGGTTGGTACAACGGGATGCTACCTCGCGAGAGGACGCCAATCTCTTAAAACCAATCTCAGTTCGGATTGTAGGCTGCAACTCGCCTACATGAAGTCGGAATCGCTAGTAATCGCGGATCAGCATGCCGCGGTGAATACGTTCCCGGGCCTTGTACACACCGCCCGTCACACCACGGGAGTTTGCAACACCCGAAGTCGGTGAGGTAACCGCAAGGAGCCAGCCGCCGAAGGTGGGGTAGATGACTGGGGTGAAGTCGTAACAAGGTATCCGTACCGGAAGGTGCGGATGGATCACCTCCTTTCTATGGAGATACGACCGTAACGCACTCTCGCTGTTCAGTTTTGAAGGAGTATTCTCCTTTGCGGGCCTATAGCTCAGTTGGTTAGAGCGCACGCCTGATAAGCGTGAGGTCGGCTGTTCGAGTCAGCCTAGGCCCACCATTTATACCCTTTACGAGGGGCTGTAGCTCAGTTGGGAGAGCGCCTGCCTTGCAAGCAGGAGGTCATCGGTTCGATCCCGTTCAGCTCCACCAAGCTTCCAAAAAATACAACTTGAAAGTGCGCGAGCATCTATGTTACATTGATCTTCGTCGCTTTTGAGAGAATAACTTGTCTGGTGATGATGGCGGAGGGGACACACCCGTTCCCATACCGAACACGGCCGTTAAGCCCTCCAGCGCCAATGGTACTTGCTCCGCAGGGAGCCGGGAGAGTAGGACGTTGCCAGGCAGGTTACTCGTAAGAGTAACTACATTCGTTCCTTGAAAACTGGATACTGCATGTATTGCTAAGGATTTAAAACTGTAAGTACTTTTTAGTAACTACAGAAAGCAAGGATGGCCTGCTAAGTTCGCCTCATCCGTGAGGCAACGCATGCACTAGCACATCCTGTGCGTCGTGGTTAAGTTACTAAGGGCACACGGTGGATGCCTTGGCGCTAGGAGCCGAAGAAGGACGCAGCGAACTGCGATAAGCCTCGGGGAGCGGTAAGCACGCTTTGATCCGGGGATCTCCGAATGGGGCAACCCACCATCCGTAATGGGATGGTATCCGTATCTGAATACATAGGGTACGAGAAGGCAGACCCGGTGAACTGAAACATCTAAGTAGCCGGAGGAAGAGAAAACAATAGTGATTCCGTCAGTAGTGGCGAGCGAACGCG of Brevibacillus choshinensis contains these proteins:
- the cwlD gene encoding N-acetylmuramoyl-L-alanine amidase CwlD, which codes for MTRKGIGWILAFALLVLLFTYETPDRSSWTAWSLPLAGTVIAIDAGHGGKDGGATSASGDVVEKDVTLAISMYLRDFLQQSGAYVIMTREEDKDLASPNADAKRKRKSEDIRNRVKLVNENAPDFLISIHVNSIPSPKWSGAQTFYSPAFKKSQEMSYLIQDEIKRVIGNTDRVPSKTDNVFLIREVACPAVLVEVGFVSNSAEAKQLQSVDYQKAMANAIYQGILRQYSGEKAPVTP
- a CDS encoding P-loop NTPase is translated as MLTKEQVLEALRDVKDPEINRSLVELNMIRDIRIEGSTVSLTVVLTISGCPLKAKIEDDVIAALRALGAENVNLQFGSMTDDERAALSAQLRGSAGQTHNMTPGQAPLLNPILDKNSKTTFIAVTSGKGGVGKSTVTVNLAVALARMGKKVGIIDADIYGFSVPDMMNIDQRPTVIGETILPVEKLNVKVMSMGFFVEDNSPIIWRGPMLGKMLRNFFSEVHWGEELDYLLLDLPPGTGDMALDVHTMIPQSMEIVVTTPHATAAFVAARAGAMAKRTGHEILGIVENMAWYEAKDGSKEYVFGRGGGAKLAETLASELLAQIPLGQPDNHPSEPDYTPSIYREQSEIGRIYMDMAKRVDEKCQSVVKQ
- the gerD gene encoding spore germination lipoprotein GerD — its product is MRKMSMTIWLLAIVCLVMTGCSSGGQAQSSSQPDYKSVKDMVLDILQTDEAKKSMEKMMKDEKFKQNIMMDDSTVKTALIQSMTNPNSSHIKEAFQDPKFASTLAKSMKTEQKTLMKDLMKDPEYQKELITLMKDPEFEKNLMDLMKSSAYRQQTMQIMKESLQSPLFQAEMLKLMTKAQEDLTKPKELKPKKGGKEKKGSGGGAQSSQS
- a CDS encoding KinB-signaling pathway activation protein; the encoded protein is MSLRKYGWLFFTTLLLGGLGGALVALIFDMEKLLESSVGNFLVGILMYVLYGMTISIVAQMGFFAYMTINYFAKTIFKTPSMWKSVQIFLVIFVFFDMIYLRYSSLGEGGSIGPFLVEPILLLIVAVVTAFGKSNLTNRTAWIPTLFFMFVVTALEWIPALKEADIHSTLSMLVPLLFCNVWQVMQLHRLVKRES
- the pdaB gene encoding polysaccharide deacetylase family sporulation protein PdaB, whose translation is MRRIYVVSAQRLKQILIIVTAILLTAGIGYAERDTITAFSGANQAPQAIYKVDTKEKKIALTFDISWGETRTLPILDVLKQKNVNKATMFLSSPWSQRHPEIVKRIKDDGFEIGSHGHKHDNYSKYSDEEIRSQIGKADTVLTEMTGKKPNLIRMPNGDFDKRVLQIASEMGYSVIQWDTDSKDWMNPGTETIINNVLSKAHPGDIILMHASDSCKETHLALPVIIDKLRQQGYEFVTVSELITGTDVKSKEVH
- a CDS encoding stage II sporulation protein M, giving the protein MKNHLQRLWLDNRGFFLAACLLFIGGGLIGYFQAPMVEAMVSELMGQLKEIVDRIKESGGGVFATFWMIFSNNVVSALMMMALGLFFAFFPIIGLVANGILLGFILSKSVGVSPWLMLGAGILPHGIFELPAVLFAAGVGIRLGLLSFRSVGVLFQPHKIERLKNDWYDTLKQFPVAVITVIALLLIAAIVESSITPYILNGLIGDQMKLNLVK